The Mycolicibacterium flavescens genome has a segment encoding these proteins:
- a CDS encoding putative sulfotransferase, which translates to MTDISPAPPVVLDDLAEPRFPVEIQPIRDMMAAMAPECPLDADALHAKASAETGLDDFGPDDYRDRLDVYLAALQEIPGLSDAGVVNFHAQLVQLLKNRLLLTDLLARHPEIHDIELAPPVVIAGLPRTGTTHLHNLLAAGPTFRTLPYWESNEPFPLPSEAGVEPDPRRTRMDAAVEFMNAVMPHFALMHEMTTDHVHEEIQLLANDVSSMLFETLAHVPRWRDYYLSHDQTPHYEHLALQLKALQFLRGGRRWLLKSPQHLEQLPVLNRVFPGVVVITTHRDPVPVVLSMLAMLTYSARMHCAPVPVQDIAACWIDRLELMLAALIRDRDVIGGERSIDVRFDDFMADEMGTAAAIYVLADEVMSADARDAMAEYLAGHQRGRLGRVATSPEMFGLDPNELHARFAPYVERFLA; encoded by the coding sequence GTGACCGACATCTCACCAGCGCCGCCCGTCGTCCTCGACGACCTCGCCGAGCCGCGCTTCCCCGTGGAGATCCAGCCGATTCGCGACATGATGGCGGCGATGGCGCCCGAGTGTCCGCTCGACGCCGACGCCCTGCACGCCAAGGCCAGCGCGGAGACCGGGCTCGACGACTTCGGCCCCGACGATTACCGCGACCGCCTCGACGTGTATCTGGCTGCGTTGCAGGAGATTCCGGGACTGAGCGACGCCGGAGTGGTGAACTTCCACGCCCAGCTGGTCCAGTTGCTGAAGAACCGCCTGCTGCTCACCGACCTACTGGCCAGGCATCCCGAGATCCACGACATCGAACTGGCGCCGCCGGTCGTCATCGCCGGGCTGCCACGCACCGGCACCACCCACCTGCACAACCTGCTGGCCGCGGGTCCGACCTTTCGCACCCTTCCGTACTGGGAGAGCAACGAACCGTTCCCGCTGCCATCAGAGGCCGGCGTCGAACCGGATCCCCGGCGCACCCGGATGGATGCGGCGGTGGAGTTCATGAACGCGGTGATGCCGCACTTCGCGCTCATGCACGAGATGACGACCGACCACGTGCACGAGGAGATCCAGCTGCTGGCCAACGACGTCAGCTCGATGCTTTTCGAGACGCTGGCGCATGTGCCGCGGTGGCGCGACTACTACCTCTCACACGACCAGACGCCCCACTACGAGCACCTGGCGCTGCAGTTGAAGGCGCTGCAGTTCCTGCGCGGGGGCAGACGGTGGCTGCTCAAATCCCCGCAGCACCTCGAGCAGTTGCCCGTGCTCAACCGGGTCTTTCCCGGTGTGGTGGTGATCACGACCCACCGCGATCCGGTCCCCGTGGTGCTGTCGATGCTCGCGATGTTGACCTACTCCGCGCGCATGCACTGCGCACCGGTTCCGGTCCAGGACATCGCCGCATGCTGGATCGACCGTCTCGAGCTCATGCTGGCCGCATTGATCCGCGATCGCGACGTCATCGGGGGCGAACGCTCGATCGATGTCAGGTTCGACGACTTCATGGCCGACGAAATGGGCACCGCCGCAGCGATTTACGTACTTGCCGACGAGGTTATGAGCGCGGACGCCCGCGACGCCATGGCCGAGTATCTCGCGGGACACCAGCGGGGCCGGCTCGGGCGGGTGGCGACGTCGCCGGAGATGTTCGGACTCGACCCGAACGAATTGCATGCCCGCTTCGCCCCGTACGTCGAACGCTTTTTGGCCTAG
- the fmt_2 gene encoding methionyl-tRNA formyltransferase — MRIVFFGYQTWGYKTLQALIDLDQEVLLAVTHPPSEESYKAIWSAPVEDLARQHAIPVHFTERVDSETIDMVGRLNPDVIVVNSWYNKMPAELYGIPPHGTLNFHDSLLPKFTGFSPVLWALISGEREFGLSVHRMDDGLDTGDILVQHSLPIGANDTGTDLVLRGIDLIPGALAEALQLLESGKAVWRPQDKAARTYFHKRSERDSLIDWSWPAEDVERFVRALSDPYPRAFTFYRGDRIEVLEAHISEARYGGTNGRVIVQEEGGAVVCGPSAFRGDNHGLVITRVRSADGVECRADKFFRRGGYLVSQP; from the coding sequence GTGCGCATCGTGTTCTTCGGGTACCAGACCTGGGGGTATAAGACCCTGCAGGCGCTGATTGATCTGGATCAGGAAGTTTTGCTCGCGGTCACTCATCCGCCGAGCGAAGAGTCCTATAAGGCGATCTGGTCAGCGCCGGTCGAAGACCTCGCGCGCCAACATGCCATTCCAGTGCATTTCACGGAGCGGGTCGACTCCGAAACCATCGATATGGTCGGCCGCCTCAATCCCGACGTCATCGTGGTCAACAGTTGGTACAACAAGATGCCCGCCGAGCTATATGGCATTCCGCCGCACGGCACTTTGAACTTCCACGACTCGCTGCTGCCGAAGTTCACCGGCTTCTCCCCGGTCCTATGGGCCTTGATCAGCGGCGAGCGCGAATTTGGTTTGAGCGTTCACCGAATGGACGACGGCTTGGACACTGGGGATATTCTCGTTCAGCATTCGCTGCCAATCGGCGCAAACGATACTGGCACCGATTTGGTGCTGCGAGGTATCGATCTGATTCCCGGTGCGCTGGCCGAAGCGCTGCAATTGCTGGAGTCAGGTAAGGCGGTCTGGCGGCCGCAAGACAAGGCCGCACGGACGTACTTCCACAAGCGTTCGGAACGCGACAGTTTGATCGACTGGAGTTGGCCCGCCGAAGATGTCGAGCGGTTCGTGCGCGCGTTGTCCGACCCCTATCCTCGCGCGTTCACCTTCTACAGAGGCGATCGGATCGAGGTCCTCGAGGCACACATTTCGGAGGCCCGCTACGGCGGCACCAATGGCCGGGTGATCGTGCAGGAGGAAGGTGGCGCCGTGGTATGCGGGCCCAGTGCATTTCGGGGTGACAACCACGGCTTGGTGATCACTCGAGTTCGATCCGCGGATGGGGTCGAGTGCAGGGCGGACAAGTTTTTTCGGCGTGGCGGCTATCTAGTCAGCCAGCCGTAA
- a CDS encoding Protein of uncharacterised function (DUF1214) — protein sequence MTHESARAWRELLDTLGGLDRSFLEGDRAVSDDRHIADGYRMLATTLGVAFDTYLFAEPSRPVWVELNTPFRRDRRWGGDNTDAFYFMCPVDPKRRYRISGNRGDSVYFSVTAYNEPSPGAWSDRIVALVRDDDLEFDADGNFSFEYGPTDGGVVLVTRDYQADPLTGRPVSWHIEALDEPDPIRHGDAETAAALQASAAWLRTMFAILPLAVGVRVDNAHTLGHEIAQAANEFADPYQVPDANFGWSARDACYSYGSFVLEDDEALVVTHRPPACRFWNLVVWNQFMAGVTDARTSINGYSAVPNSDGSITAVISRGMTAHPNSITTVDYPRGNLAFRWFLADAVPAKPEVTLVKVADAPTDVT from the coding sequence ATGACGCACGAATCGGCGAGAGCGTGGCGAGAACTGCTCGACACCCTCGGCGGCCTCGACCGCAGCTTCCTCGAAGGGGACCGCGCCGTCTCCGACGACCGTCACATTGCCGACGGCTACCGCATGCTGGCCACCACGCTCGGCGTCGCGTTCGACACATATCTCTTCGCCGAGCCGAGCCGGCCCGTGTGGGTCGAGCTCAACACCCCGTTCCGTCGCGACCGGCGCTGGGGCGGGGACAACACCGACGCCTTCTACTTCATGTGCCCGGTCGACCCGAAGCGCCGCTACCGCATCAGCGGTAACAGGGGCGACAGCGTCTACTTTTCGGTGACCGCCTACAACGAGCCGTCCCCCGGCGCGTGGTCGGATCGGATCGTCGCGCTGGTCCGCGATGACGACCTCGAGTTTGATGCCGACGGCAACTTCTCCTTCGAATACGGCCCGACCGACGGCGGTGTGGTGCTGGTGACCCGCGACTACCAGGCCGACCCGCTGACGGGGCGCCCGGTGTCCTGGCATATCGAGGCGCTCGACGAGCCCGACCCGATCCGGCACGGCGACGCCGAGACCGCAGCGGCGCTGCAGGCCAGCGCGGCATGGCTGCGCACGATGTTCGCGATCCTGCCGCTGGCGGTCGGTGTGCGAGTCGACAATGCCCACACGCTCGGTCACGAGATCGCCCAGGCCGCAAACGAATTCGCCGACCCGTACCAGGTGCCCGACGCGAACTTCGGCTGGTCGGCGCGCGACGCGTGCTACTCCTACGGCAGCTTCGTGCTCGAAGACGACGAGGCGCTCGTCGTCACCCACCGGCCGCCGGCCTGCCGGTTCTGGAACCTCGTGGTGTGGAACCAGTTCATGGCGGGTGTGACCGACGCCAGGACGTCGATCAACGGCTACAGCGCGGTGCCCAACTCCGACGGCTCGATCACCGCCGTCATTTCCCGCGGTATGACCGCGCACCCGAATTCCATTACCACCGTGGACTATCCGCGCGGCAACCTGGCGTTCCGGTGGTTCCTCGCCGATGCGGTACCCGCCAAGCCGGAGGTGACCCTGGTGAAGGTGGCCGACGCCCCGACCGACGTCACCTAG
- a CDS encoding transcriptional regulator, protein MTTEIGRPRDKRIDDAVLSATVDLLGSTGYADLTVDAIARRAGTSKPAIYRRWPGKAHLVHEAVFPLGTATELPDTGSLAGDIREMLSRTVGVLTTPAARAALPGLVAEMAADPALHAALLERFSHVLSRGLTERLDAAAARGEVRPEVSAADVVEAMAGMTFLCLITRADRLDDAWVDRTATFITRGISA, encoded by the coding sequence ATGACGACGGAAATCGGCCGACCCCGCGACAAGCGCATCGACGACGCGGTGCTCAGCGCGACGGTCGACCTGCTGGGATCCACCGGTTACGCGGACCTCACTGTCGACGCGATCGCCCGTCGCGCGGGCACGAGCAAGCCTGCCATCTACCGCCGCTGGCCGGGCAAGGCGCATCTTGTGCACGAGGCGGTGTTCCCGCTCGGCACGGCGACCGAGCTCCCCGACACCGGGTCGCTGGCCGGCGACATCCGCGAGATGCTCAGCCGCACGGTCGGCGTGCTGACCACTCCTGCCGCGCGCGCCGCGCTGCCTGGCCTGGTTGCGGAGATGGCTGCCGATCCCGCGCTGCACGCCGCGCTGCTGGAGCGCTTCTCGCACGTGCTCTCGCGCGGGTTGACCGAACGGCTCGACGCGGCCGCGGCCCGCGGCGAGGTACGGCCGGAGGTGTCGGCCGCCGACGTCGTCGAGGCCATGGCGGGCATGACGTTTCTGTGCCTGATCACCCGCGCAGATCGACTCGACGACGCATGGGTGGACCGGACCGCCACTTTCATCACGAGAGGAATCAGCGCATGA
- the galE_3 gene encoding nucleoside-diphosphate-sugar epimerase, which produces MRVLLTGAAGFIGARIHEALRDAGHDVIAIDAMLTAAHGPGTEPPPDCRVVDVRDSAALAPLMTDVDVVCHQAAVVGAGVNAADAPSYGSHNDYGTAVVLAEMFAAGCQRLVLASSMVVYGQGRYDCAEHGPVDPDPRTRADLDAGVFEHRCPLCGEIVKWRLVGEDAPLRPRSLYAASKTAQEHYALAWAEAVGGAVTALRYHNVYGPYMPRDTPYSGVAAIFRSELESGDVPRVFEDGGQMRDFVHVDDVAAANVAAVESDRTGFEAFNVCSGRPISILEVAAALCETRGDAPPVVTGQYRSGDVRHIVADPARAAEALGFSAAVDPLDGLREFAFAPLRT; this is translated from the coding sequence GTGAGAGTCCTGCTGACCGGCGCGGCCGGATTCATCGGGGCCCGGATCCACGAGGCGCTACGCGACGCGGGACACGACGTGATCGCCATCGATGCGATGCTGACCGCCGCGCACGGGCCGGGGACCGAGCCACCGCCGGACTGCCGGGTGGTCGACGTCCGCGACTCGGCCGCGCTGGCACCGCTGATGACGGACGTCGACGTGGTGTGTCATCAGGCGGCCGTGGTCGGTGCGGGTGTCAACGCCGCCGACGCGCCCTCGTACGGCTCGCACAACGACTACGGGACGGCGGTGGTGCTGGCCGAGATGTTCGCGGCGGGCTGCCAACGGCTGGTGCTGGCGTCGTCGATGGTGGTCTACGGGCAGGGCCGTTACGACTGCGCCGAGCACGGACCGGTCGACCCCGATCCGCGCACGCGCGCCGACCTCGACGCCGGTGTTTTCGAGCACCGGTGCCCCCTGTGCGGCGAGATCGTCAAGTGGCGACTGGTGGGCGAGGACGCGCCGCTGCGGCCCCGCAGCCTGTACGCCGCCAGCAAAACGGCGCAGGAGCACTACGCGCTCGCGTGGGCGGAGGCCGTCGGGGGCGCGGTCACCGCGCTGCGCTACCACAACGTCTACGGCCCCTACATGCCCCGCGACACCCCGTATTCCGGCGTGGCCGCGATCTTCCGCTCCGAGCTCGAATCCGGCGATGTGCCACGCGTTTTCGAGGACGGTGGGCAGATGCGTGACTTCGTACACGTCGACGACGTGGCGGCGGCCAACGTCGCGGCCGTGGAGTCCGATCGCACAGGATTCGAGGCGTTCAACGTGTGCTCGGGACGACCGATCTCGATCCTCGAGGTGGCCGCCGCGCTGTGCGAGACCCGCGGCGACGCGCCGCCGGTGGTCACCGGCCAGTACCGCAGCGGAGACGTCCGTCATATCGTCGCCGACCCCGCGCGCGCCGCCGAGGCGCTCGGATTCTCCGCGGCGGTGGACCCGCTCGACGGGTTGCGCGAGTTCGCGTTCGCACCGTTGCGGACCTGA
- a CDS encoding MoxR-like ATPase has protein sequence MTAARTQLDQRDLAEARRVVAAVSDAFSAKVVGQENLRESLLIGLLAGGHILIESVPGLAKTTAARVIAEAIDGGFRRIQCTPDLLPSDIIGTQIYESATNSFVTQLGPVHTNIVLLDEINRSSAKTQSAMLEAMEERQTTIAGTEYAIPEPFLVIATQNPVDQEGTYPLSEAQTDRFMLKDVVHYPTPEQEVEMMSRMDAGLYDKEHRSRPVAGLDDIRRLRAVVRHVHMDRALMHYASQLVTVTREPEQYLPRQLARLIEYGASPRATIAFCNAARALALLSGRGHVIPGDVAKLAHRVLRHRLILGFEAASAKVTPEMIIDAVLQAVRVP, from the coding sequence ATGACCGCAGCACGAACTCAACTCGACCAGCGCGACCTCGCCGAAGCGCGACGCGTCGTCGCCGCGGTCTCTGACGCATTCTCGGCCAAGGTCGTCGGCCAGGAGAACCTGCGCGAGTCGTTGCTGATCGGCCTGCTCGCGGGCGGTCACATCCTCATCGAGAGCGTTCCGGGGCTGGCCAAGACGACGGCTGCGCGCGTGATCGCCGAAGCCATCGACGGCGGGTTCCGGCGCATCCAGTGCACGCCCGACTTGCTGCCCAGCGACATCATCGGCACCCAGATCTACGAGTCCGCGACCAACTCGTTCGTCACCCAACTCGGGCCGGTGCACACCAACATCGTGCTGCTCGACGAGATCAACCGGTCGAGCGCCAAGACGCAGAGCGCGATGCTCGAGGCAATGGAGGAGCGTCAGACCACGATCGCGGGCACCGAGTATGCGATTCCCGAGCCGTTCCTGGTGATCGCGACGCAGAACCCCGTCGACCAGGAGGGCACCTATCCGCTGTCGGAAGCCCAGACCGACCGGTTCATGCTCAAGGACGTCGTGCACTACCCCACCCCCGAGCAAGAGGTGGAGATGATGTCCCGGATGGATGCGGGGCTCTACGACAAAGAGCACCGCAGCAGGCCGGTCGCGGGCCTCGACGACATCCGCCGGCTGCGCGCGGTCGTGCGCCACGTCCACATGGACCGCGCGCTGATGCACTACGCCAGCCAACTGGTCACCGTCACCCGTGAACCCGAGCAGTATCTGCCGCGCCAACTGGCCCGGTTGATCGAGTACGGCGCCAGCCCTCGCGCCACCATCGCCTTCTGCAACGCCGCCAGGGCGCTGGCCCTGCTGTCCGGCCGCGGGCATGTCATCCCCGGCGACGTCGCCAAGCTCGCCCACCGGGTGCTGCGGCACCGGCTCATCCTCGGTTTCGAGGCTGCCAGCGCGAAGGTCACCCCCGAAATGATCATCGACGCTGTGCTGCAAGCGGTTCGAGTGCCGTAG
- the menA gene encoding 1,4-dihydroxy-2-naphthoate octaprenyltransferase: MATFAQWVEGARPRTLPNAIAPVIAGTGAAAWLQAACWWKALLALAVAVAMIVGVNYANDYSDGIRGTDDVRAGPLRLVGSKIATPRAVLTAAVVSLAVAAIAGLVLAAVSAPWLLAVGAVCIAGAWLYTGGSKPYGYLGLGEVAVFVFFGLVAVLGTQYTQALRIDWVGAAIAVAMGSMSSAVLVANNLRDIPTDKESGKITLAVRLGDARTRLLYQLLLVVAFALTLVLMLATPWAAVGLVAMPLAVRAAAPVRRGRGGKDLIPVLRNTGLTMLVWAVALALALAFG, encoded by the coding sequence GTGGCGACATTCGCGCAATGGGTCGAGGGCGCTCGGCCGCGCACGCTGCCCAACGCGATCGCGCCCGTGATCGCGGGCACCGGTGCGGCGGCGTGGCTGCAGGCCGCCTGCTGGTGGAAAGCGCTGCTCGCACTCGCGGTCGCCGTCGCGATGATCGTCGGAGTCAACTACGCCAACGACTACTCCGACGGCATCCGTGGCACCGACGACGTCCGCGCGGGCCCGCTGCGGCTCGTCGGTTCCAAGATCGCCACGCCTCGGGCGGTGTTGACCGCCGCGGTGGTGAGCCTGGCTGTCGCGGCGATCGCGGGCCTGGTGCTGGCGGCGGTGAGCGCGCCGTGGCTGCTCGCGGTCGGCGCGGTGTGCATCGCCGGGGCGTGGTTGTACACCGGCGGGTCGAAGCCGTACGGCTACCTCGGACTCGGCGAGGTCGCGGTGTTCGTGTTCTTCGGGTTGGTCGCCGTGCTGGGCACCCAGTACACCCAGGCGCTGCGGATCGACTGGGTGGGCGCCGCGATCGCGGTGGCGATGGGGTCCATGTCGTCGGCGGTGTTGGTGGCCAACAACCTGCGCGACATCCCGACCGACAAGGAGTCGGGGAAGATCACGCTGGCCGTGCGACTGGGCGACGCGCGGACCCGGCTGCTGTATCAGCTGCTGCTGGTGGTGGCATTCGCGTTGACGTTGGTGCTGATGCTTGCGACACCGTGGGCGGCGGTCGGCCTGGTGGCCATGCCGCTCGCGGTGCGCGCGGCGGCACCGGTGCGTCGAGGCCGCGGCGGTAAGGACTTGATTCCGGTTCTGCGCAACACCGGGTTGACGATGCTGGTGTGGGCGGTCGCGCTGGCGCTCGCGCTGGCATTCGGGTGA
- the mtnP gene encoding 5''-deoxy-5''-methylthioadenosine phosphorylase — translation MLGVIGGSGFYSFFGADARSVTVETPYGAPSAPITVGAVGAHEVAFLPRHGADHEFSPHTVPYRANMWALRALGVRRIFAPCAVGSLTPALGPGAMVVPDQLVDRTRGRADTYFDSGGIHVAFADPYCPSLRAAATNLPGVVDGATMVVVQGPRFSTRAESRWFANQGFTLVNMTGYPEAVLARELEMCYAPIALVTDLDAGIDSGTAVRTVDVFAEFQRNLVPFKKLVHDAIENTANTAEVNSCTHCLAHEGVRLPFELP, via the coding sequence GTGCTGGGAGTCATCGGCGGGAGCGGTTTCTACAGCTTCTTCGGGGCCGACGCCCGCAGCGTCACCGTCGAGACCCCCTACGGCGCGCCGAGCGCCCCGATCACCGTCGGCGCCGTCGGCGCGCACGAGGTGGCGTTCCTGCCGCGCCACGGCGCCGACCATGAGTTCTCCCCGCACACGGTGCCGTACCGGGCCAATATGTGGGCGCTGCGCGCCCTCGGGGTGCGACGCATATTCGCGCCGTGCGCGGTCGGCAGCCTCACCCCCGCCCTCGGGCCCGGGGCCATGGTGGTACCCGACCAGCTCGTCGATCGCACCCGCGGACGCGCCGACACCTACTTCGACTCCGGCGGCATTCACGTCGCGTTCGCCGACCCGTATTGCCCGAGCCTGCGCGCGGCGGCCACCAACCTGCCCGGCGTCGTCGACGGGGCAACCATGGTGGTGGTGCAGGGCCCGCGGTTCTCCACCCGCGCAGAGAGTCGCTGGTTCGCCAATCAGGGCTTCACCCTGGTCAACATGACCGGCTACCCCGAGGCGGTGTTGGCCCGCGAACTCGAGATGTGTTATGCGCCAATCGCCTTGGTGACAGATCTGGATGCCGGCATCGACAGCGGTACGGCCGTGCGCACCGTCGACGTGTTCGCCGAGTTCCAACGCAACCTGGTGCCGTTCAAGAAGCTCGTACACGACGCCATCGAGAACACTGCAAACACGGCCGAGGTGAATTCCTGTACGCACTGCCTGGCGCACGAGGGTGTCCGACTTCCGTTCGAACTCCCGTGA
- a CDS encoding lipoprotein: MGRHLTTARTHFGTDTRGMLEGGRYALLHTRSLEFDDLRPYVPGDDVRDIDWKASARSGHVLIKRFVSEKHHKLLLVADAGRNMAALTPSGELKRDVAVNVLGAFGLITLGRSDQIGMVFGDTRGCVNIRQRRGETHIESLLHRYYGHASLGTGRSDIVCQLDYVATHYRHPMLVVVVSDEPEVDDRLTEAVTRLTARHDVLWVTVSDMPAIGAKDDRAGFDVSTGRFVLDTATLGPRVVAAYRKAEQARAQRLDEFMTARAVPHTRISGSGEIRTRLVALTEVFARAG; this comes from the coding sequence ATGGGCAGACACCTCACCACGGCGAGGACACACTTCGGCACCGACACCCGCGGCATGCTCGAAGGCGGTCGCTACGCGCTGTTGCACACCCGCAGCCTGGAATTCGACGATCTGCGGCCCTACGTACCCGGCGACGACGTCCGCGACATCGACTGGAAGGCCTCGGCGCGTTCGGGTCATGTGCTGATCAAGCGGTTCGTCTCCGAGAAGCACCACAAACTGCTGCTCGTCGCGGACGCCGGTCGCAACATGGCGGCCCTCACCCCGAGCGGCGAGTTGAAACGCGATGTGGCCGTGAACGTCCTGGGTGCATTCGGGCTCATCACGCTCGGGCGGTCCGACCAGATCGGCATGGTGTTCGGCGATACCCGCGGTTGCGTCAACATCCGGCAGCGCCGCGGCGAAACCCACATCGAAAGCCTGCTGCACAGGTACTACGGTCACGCGTCGCTCGGGACCGGTCGCAGTGACATCGTCTGCCAACTCGATTACGTGGCAACGCATTACCGCCACCCGATGCTGGTCGTAGTGGTCTCCGACGAGCCGGAGGTCGACGACCGGCTGACCGAAGCCGTCACCCGGCTGACCGCCCGCCACGACGTGTTGTGGGTGACGGTCTCCGACATGCCCGCCATCGGCGCCAAGGACGACCGGGCCGGATTCGACGTGTCGACCGGCCGGTTCGTGCTCGACACCGCCACGCTGGGTCCGCGGGTGGTCGCGGCGTACCGCAAGGCCGAGCAGGCGCGGGCGCAGCGACTCGACGAGTTCATGACCGCCCGGGCCGTCCCGCATACCAGGATCAGCGGCAGCGGTGAGATCCGCACCCGGCTCGTCGCGCTGACCGAGGTGTTCGCCCGTGCCGGATGA
- a CDS encoding 2-nitropropane dioxygenase-like enzyme produces MTRGSHTGRVKPAICEQFGIDFPLFAFSHCRDVVAAVSSAGGFGVLGGTAYTPEQLDQELSWIDDHVGGKPYGVDLIVPARYEGKGEDLTMSDLAGRIPDEYRGFVTELLAAHDIEAEEAPRFGNAALSGNTGKDLLDVAMNHPIRLIANALGVPPDYMIKAGKENGVPVAALVGAKEHAVKQAQAGVDLIVAQGTEAGGHCGEVTTLVLVPEVLEALAAIGSDIPVLAAGGIVTGRQMAATVAMGAAGAWTGSVWLTTEEAETAPYTKEKFLAASSRDTVRSAGRTGKPARQLVSDWTQAWLPNEGGQKPLPLPLQSMLAEPVVRRIDVLAAQGHPGAQALATYFVGQGVGLMNKVRPAREVVREFIEDYVAATERLSNSLPD; encoded by the coding sequence GTGACCCGGGGTAGCCATACTGGCCGGGTGAAACCAGCGATTTGTGAGCAGTTCGGCATCGACTTCCCGTTGTTCGCGTTCAGCCACTGCCGCGACGTGGTCGCCGCGGTGTCCAGCGCGGGCGGCTTCGGCGTGCTGGGCGGGACGGCGTACACACCCGAGCAGCTCGACCAGGAGCTGTCCTGGATCGACGACCACGTCGGCGGCAAACCGTACGGCGTCGACCTGATCGTCCCGGCCCGCTACGAGGGCAAGGGCGAGGATCTGACGATGAGCGACCTCGCGGGCCGGATCCCCGACGAATACCGCGGCTTCGTCACCGAGCTGCTGGCCGCACACGACATCGAGGCCGAGGAGGCGCCGCGGTTCGGCAACGCCGCCCTCTCGGGCAACACGGGCAAAGACCTGCTGGACGTGGCGATGAACCACCCCATCCGGTTGATCGCCAACGCGCTGGGCGTCCCGCCCGACTACATGATCAAGGCCGGCAAGGAGAACGGCGTGCCGGTGGCCGCGCTGGTCGGCGCCAAGGAGCACGCCGTCAAGCAGGCGCAGGCGGGGGTCGACCTGATCGTCGCTCAGGGCACCGAGGCCGGCGGGCACTGCGGTGAGGTGACGACGCTGGTGCTGGTGCCCGAGGTGTTGGAGGCGCTGGCGGCGATCGGCAGCGACATCCCGGTCCTCGCCGCGGGCGGGATCGTCACGGGCAGGCAGATGGCCGCGACGGTGGCGATGGGCGCGGCCGGCGCCTGGACCGGTTCGGTTTGGCTGACGACCGAAGAGGCGGAGACCGCGCCCTACACCAAGGAGAAGTTCCTGGCCGCCTCGTCACGCGACACCGTCCGTTCGGCGGGCAGGACAGGAAAGCCTGCGCGCCAACTGGTTTCGGATTGGACCCAGGCGTGGTTGCCGAACGAAGGCGGCCAGAAGCCGCTGCCGCTTCCCCTGCAGTCGATGCTCGCCGAGCCGGTCGTGCGTCGCATCGACGTGCTGGCCGCCCAGGGGCATCCCGGCGCCCAGGCGCTGGCGACGTACTTCGTCGGACAAGGTGTCGGGCTGATGAACAAGGTCAGACCGGCGCGCGAGGTGGTGCGCGAGTTCATCGAGGACTACGTCGCCGCGACCGAACGGCTGAGCAACTCGCTGCCCGACTGA
- a CDS encoding alpha/beta superfamily hydrolase, with translation MRRTVRVVVIVTLVASGLMGLLWSQQRRLVYFPSPGPVPSAATVARNGQDVVIETDDGIRLDAWYFPVEGDGPAVLVLPGNGGDRSMRAALAVALNRMGSSALLVDYRGFGGNPGRPSEDGLAADARAAQSWLAAQDGVNEIAYFGESLGAAVAVGLSVERPPNALMLRSPFTSLPDVGAVHYPWLPVRWLLLDRYPSLERIPSVRAPLLVIAGDRDDVVPEPMSRRLYDAANEPKSYELVPGAGHNDLELLAGKQMLDAIRRLLARG, from the coding sequence ATGCGTCGCACCGTCCGCGTTGTCGTTATCGTCACGCTCGTGGCGTCCGGTCTGATGGGTCTGCTGTGGTCTCAGCAGAGGCGGTTGGTCTACTTCCCGTCGCCGGGCCCCGTGCCGTCCGCCGCCACGGTGGCGCGCAACGGACAAGACGTGGTGATCGAAACAGACGACGGAATCCGTTTGGACGCATGGTATTTCCCGGTCGAGGGGGACGGGCCCGCCGTGCTGGTGCTGCCAGGCAACGGTGGAGACCGGTCGATGCGCGCGGCGCTGGCGGTGGCGCTCAACCGGATGGGCTCCTCGGCGCTGCTGGTGGACTACCGCGGTTTCGGAGGCAATCCGGGCCGCCCGTCGGAGGACGGTCTGGCCGCTGACGCGCGGGCGGCGCAGTCGTGGCTGGCCGCACAGGACGGGGTGAACGAGATCGCCTACTTCGGCGAATCCCTAGGCGCCGCAGTCGCTGTCGGCCTCTCCGTCGAACGACCGCCGAATGCGTTGATGCTCCGTTCACCGTTCACCTCGCTACCCGACGTCGGGGCGGTGCACTATCCGTGGCTGCCGGTGCGGTGGCTGCTGCTGGACCGCTATCCGTCGCTGGAGCGGATCCCGTCGGTGCGCGCGCCGCTACTGGTGATCGCGGGGGACCGCGACGACGTCGTGCCCGAGCCGATGAGCCGACGGCTCTACGACGCGGCCAACGAGCCGAAGAGCTACGAGCTGGTGCCCGGTGCCGGGCACAACGACCTCGAGCTGCTCGCCGGCAAGCAGATGCTCGACGCGATCCGGCGGCTCCTGGCTCGGGGGTGA